A single window of Nicotiana sylvestris chromosome 5, ASM39365v2, whole genome shotgun sequence DNA harbors:
- the LOC104229275 gene encoding peroxidase 5-like — MDSKSFNLSVLALLACLILSFSVPSLAYGKKTTWPPLRVGFYRYRCPPAEEIVKNVVYKAVSRNPGIAAGLIRLHFHDCFVRGCDASVLLDGPNSEKEGVPNKNSLRGFEVVDAAKAQLEDACPGTVSCADILAFAARDSSYKVGNIYYDVEAGRRDGRVSIDSETLANLPSPFVDAKELIKNFARKGMSADEMVTLSGAHSIGIAHCAVFANRLYPQNNQQNLPIYPEYANFLKSICPPEALTNGTGVTNPANLDVLTPNRLDNKYYAALKSKKGLLISDQGLLANPTTAKMVNFNARYGSVWAKKFAAAMIHMGQLDVLTGQKGEIRSNCHFNNLLPSLNL; from the exons ATGGATTCCAAGAGCTTCAACCTTTCTGTTTTAGCACTTTTAGCTTGCCTGATTTTATCTTTTTCAGTACCATCTCTTGCCTATGGGAAGAAAACAACATGGCCACCACTTAGAGTAGGTTTCTACAGATATAGATGTCCTCCTGCTGAAGAAATTGTGAAAAATGTTGTATACAAAGCCGTATCGCGTAATCCAGGCATTGCTGCTGGCCTTATCAGGCTACATTTTCACGACTGCTTCGTCAGG GGGTGTGATGCATCAGTACTATTGGATGGACCAAACTCAGAGAAGGAAGGTGTTCCCAACAAGAATAGTTTACGAGGTTTCGAGGTTGTTGATGCAGCAAAAGCACAACTTGAGGATGCATGCCCCGGAACTGTATCCTGTGCTGACATTCTTGCCTTTGCTGCTCGGGACAGTTCCTATAAAGTTGGGAATATATACTATGATGTCGAAGCTGGACGTCGTGATGGTAGAGTTTCCATTGACTCTGAAACATTGGCCAATCTTCCTTCTCCATTTGTCGACGCCAAGGAACTCATCAAGAACTTTGCCAGAAAAGGTATGTCCGCTGATGAAATGGTGACCCTATCTGGCGCGCATTCCATTGGCATTGCTCACTGCGCTGTTTTCGCTAATCGCCTTTACCCTCAAAACAACCAACAAAATCTGCCAATTTATCCTGAATACGCCAACTTCTTGAAGTCCATTTGCCCACCAGAGGCACTCACAAACGGGACAGGAGTCACGAACCCTGCAAATCTTGATGTCCTGACACCAAACAGGTTGGATAACAAATACTACGCTGCGTTAAAGAGTAAAAAGGGGCTGTTGATTTCTGATCAGGGGTTGCTGGCCAATCCTACAACTGCTAAAATGGTGAACTTCAATGCAAGATATGGTTCAGTTTGGGCCAAGAAATTTGCAGCTGCAATGATTCACATGGGTCAATTGGATGTCCTCACAGGTCAAAAGGGAGAGATCAGGAGCAACTGCCATTTCAATAATCTTTTGCCTTCCTTAAATTTGTAG
- the LOC104229274 gene encoding peroxidase 5-like yields MDSKSFNLSVLALLACLILSFSVPSLAYGKKTTWPPLRVGFYRYRCPPAEEIVKNVVYKAVSRNPGIAAGLIRLHFHDCFVRGCDASVLLDGPNSEKEGVPNKNSLRGFEVVDAAKAQLEDACPGTVSCADILAFAARDSSYKVGNIYYDVEAGRRDGRVSIDSETLANLPSPFVDAKELIKNFARKGMSADEMVTLSGAHSIGIAHCAVFANRLYPQNNQQNLPIDPEYANFLKSICPPEALTNGTGVTNPANLDVLTPNRLDNKYYAALKSKKGLLISDQGLLANPTTAKMVNFNARYGSVWAKKFAAAMIHMGQLDVLTGQKGEIRSNCHFNNLLPSLNL; encoded by the exons ATGGATTCCAAGAGCTTCAACCTTTCTGTTTTAGCACTTTTAGCTTGCCTGATTTTATCTTTTTCAGTACCATCTCTTGCCTATGGGAAGAAAACAACATGGCCACCACTTAGAGTAGGTTTCTACAGATATAGATGTCCTCCTGCTGAAGAAATTGTGAAAAATGTTGTATACAAAGCCGTATCGCGTAATCCAGGCATTGCTGCTGGCCTTATCAGGCTACATTTTCACGACTGCTTCGTCAGG GGGTGTGATGCATCAGTACTATTGGATGGACCAAACTCAGAGAAGGAAGGTGTTCCCAACAAGAATAGTTTACGAGGTTTCGAGGTTGTTGATGCAGCAAAAGCACAACTTGAGGATGCATGCCCCGGAACTGTATCCTGTGCTGACATTCTTGCCTTTGCTGCTCGGGACAGTTCCTATAAAGTTGGGAATATATACTATGATGTCGAAGCTGGACGTCGTGATGGTAGAGTTTCCATTGACTCTGAAACATTGGCCAATCTTCCTTCTCCATTTGTCGACGCCAAGGAACTCATCAAGAACTTTGCCAGAAAAGGTATGTCCGCTGATGAAATGGTGACCCTATCTGGCGCGCATTCCATTGGCATTGCTCACTGCGCTGTTTTCGCTAATCGCCTTTACCCTCAAAACAACCAACAAAATCTGCCAATTGATCCTGAATACGCCAACTTCTTGAAGTCCATTTGCCCACCAGAGGCACTCACAAACGGGACAGGAGTCACGAACCCTGCAAATCTTGATGTCCTGACACCAAACAGGTTGGATAACAAATACTACGCTGCGTTAAAGAGTAAAAAGGGGCTGTTGATTTCTGATCAGGGGTTGCTGGCCAATCCTACAACTGCTAAAATGGTGAACTTCAATGCAAGATATGGTTCAGTTTGGGCTAAGAAATTTGCAGCTGCAATGATTCACATGGGTCAATTGGATGTCCTCACAGGTCAAAAGGGAGAGATCAGGAGCAACTGCCATTTCAATAATCTTTTGCCTTCCTTAAATTTATAA